The Peribacillus sp. FSL E2-0218 genome contains a region encoding:
- the bshB1 gene encoding bacillithiol biosynthesis deacetylase BshB1: MISKSNIDILAFGAHADDVEIGMGGTIAKYVQQGKHIVICDLTKAEMSSNGSISLRQKEAKKAADILGVERISLDLPDRGLYMKAEYINQIITVIRRYKPALVFAPFSADRHPDHGNCAKLVEEAVFSAGVRKYMEEGSSDYHRVKNMYYYMINGFHKPDFVVDITSTLPTKLDSLRAYASQFDKTDGAEDTPLVNGYIETVEARERMFGKEVGVGYAEGFMTKKPLLIDADLLGDN; this comes from the coding sequence ATGATAAGCAAAAGTAATATAGATATCCTGGCGTTCGGTGCACATGCGGATGATGTTGAAATCGGTATGGGCGGCACGATCGCCAAGTATGTACAGCAAGGCAAGCATATCGTGATATGCGATTTGACAAAGGCTGAAATGTCATCGAACGGAAGCATCTCATTAAGGCAAAAGGAAGCTAAAAAGGCGGCAGACATCCTTGGAGTGGAGAGAATTTCCCTGGATTTACCCGACCGGGGGCTTTATATGAAAGCGGAATACATAAATCAAATCATTACCGTCATTCGCCGGTATAAACCTGCGCTCGTATTTGCCCCTTTTTCAGCGGATCGCCATCCCGATCATGGAAACTGTGCAAAATTAGTGGAAGAAGCAGTTTTTTCTGCGGGAGTGAGAAAGTATATGGAAGAAGGCAGCAGCGATTATCATCGTGTCAAAAATATGTATTATTATATGATAAACGGTTTTCACAAGCCGGACTTCGTCGTGGACATCACTTCTACATTACCGACGAAGCTGGATAGCCTCAGGGCATACGCCAGCCAATTCGACAAAACGGATGGAGCGGAGGACACACCGCTTGTGAATGGTTATATCGAGACGGTAGAGGCACGGGAGCGAATGTTCGGCAAAGAAGTCGGTGTCGGATACGCTGAAGGATTCATGACAAAGAAACCGTTATTGATTGATGCCGATTTGTTAGGAGATAACTAA
- the ypjB gene encoding sporulation protein YpjB produces MLKKSILTIAVLFVVLHFPVYAESSSSLEQLDNISDRALEMTKLKRYGDSEKMLTYFSDRFLKETAKEQILDMDELRIITVAHNEALMTIKDMNKGDSEKVNSVTKFRLVVDAVKSTHQPLWTEMEDQMMSSFQQTKNAAIKQDAITFNSQLNLFLSQYEMIYPSLKVDLSKETMQQLDTRIQYINQYRPEVINDGESQKELDALQTELTSIFEDMGEDDTDPSLWWVIISTGSIIIMTLSYVGWRKYKGDREKPRKQHND; encoded by the coding sequence ATGTTAAAAAAATCCATATTAACCATTGCTGTTTTATTTGTCGTCTTACATTTCCCTGTCTATGCAGAATCCTCTTCAAGTTTGGAGCAATTGGATAACATTTCCGATAGAGCGTTGGAAATGACCAAGTTGAAGCGATATGGAGATTCGGAAAAGATGCTGACGTATTTTTCTGACCGGTTTTTAAAGGAGACAGCGAAAGAGCAGATTCTTGACATGGACGAACTTCGGATTATCACTGTAGCTCATAATGAGGCGTTGATGACGATAAAGGATATGAATAAGGGAGATTCCGAAAAGGTTAATTCTGTGACGAAATTCCGCCTTGTCGTTGATGCGGTCAAGTCAACACATCAGCCCCTTTGGACAGAGATGGAGGATCAGATGATGAGTTCTTTCCAGCAGACGAAGAATGCCGCCATCAAACAAGACGCGATTACATTCAATAGCCAGTTGAACTTATTCCTTTCACAATATGAAATGATCTATCCCAGCTTGAAAGTGGACCTTTCCAAGGAAACGATGCAGCAATTGGACACTCGGATTCAATACATTAACCAGTACAGACCGGAAGTGATCAATGATGGTGAAAGTCAAAAGGAGTTGGACGCTTTACAAACCGAGCTAACCTCCATTTTTGAAGATATGGGGGAAGATGATACCGATCCTTCGCTTTGGTGGGTCATCATATCTACAGGCAGCATCATCATCATGACCCTTTCTTATGTCGGCTGGAGAAAATATAAAGGAGACCGGGAAAAACCAAGAAAACAACATAATGATTAA
- a CDS encoding methylglyoxal synthase: MKIALIAHDKKKEDIIQFVTAYKAVFQQHELFATGTTGKRIMEEVSLTVHRFHSGPLGGDQEIGAMIARGEMDMVLFFRDPLTSQPHEPDVSALIRLSDVYEIPLATNMGTAEVLVKGLEHGYMDWLKLRKKQGEINDKQK; this comes from the coding sequence ATGAAAATTGCCTTGATTGCCCATGATAAGAAAAAAGAAGATATCATTCAATTTGTAACAGCGTATAAAGCAGTATTTCAGCAGCATGAGTTATTTGCAACAGGTACGACCGGAAAACGGATCATGGAAGAAGTATCCTTGACAGTTCACCGTTTTCATTCGGGTCCGCTTGGCGGAGATCAGGAAATAGGCGCCATGATTGCACGGGGGGAAATGGATATGGTCTTATTTTTCCGCGATCCATTGACATCACAGCCCCATGAACCGGATGTATCGGCACTTATCCGTCTTTCCGACGTATATGAAATACCCCTGGCCACCAATATGGGTACGGCAGAAGTACTGGTAAAAGGCTTGGAGCATGGGTATATGGATTGGCTTAAACTACGAAAAAAACAAGGTGAAATCAATGATAAGCAAAAGTAA
- a CDS encoding YitT family protein, with protein MLFGLKLKNTLFILFGAGIFAFGLVHFNMQNNLAEGGFTGITLIIYQLVGINPSYSNLVLNIPLFLIGWKYLGRTSFLYTLIGTVGLSVWLWVFEKYQINIDLGGDLMLVALFAGVFVGVGLGIIFRYGGTTGGVDIIARFAHRYLGMGMGRTMFIFDAVVIGLSILTYLNYRQAMYTLVAVFIGARVIDFMQEGAYAARGAMIISEKNQEIAEKIMKDMERGVTVLRGYGSFTRNDREVLYCVVAKNELVRLKNAITSVDPHAFVSVSEVHDVLGEGFTLDENKNPIER; from the coding sequence ATGCTTTTCGGCTTAAAACTAAAAAATACACTATTCATCCTATTTGGGGCTGGGATCTTTGCCTTTGGCCTCGTGCATTTTAACATGCAAAATAATTTGGCCGAGGGCGGCTTCACCGGTATAACCTTGATTATATATCAACTTGTAGGCATAAATCCTTCCTATTCCAATTTGGTTTTGAACATTCCCCTGTTTTTAATCGGTTGGAAATATTTAGGCCGCACCTCCTTCCTCTATACGCTCATTGGAACGGTAGGCCTCTCGGTATGGCTATGGGTGTTCGAAAAATACCAAATCAACATCGACCTTGGAGGCGATTTGATGCTGGTCGCGTTGTTTGCAGGGGTCTTTGTAGGCGTCGGCCTTGGCATAATATTCCGGTACGGGGGGACAACGGGAGGCGTCGATATCATTGCCCGTTTTGCACATCGCTATTTAGGAATGGGCATGGGCCGGACCATGTTCATCTTTGATGCCGTCGTGATCGGCCTTTCCATCCTCACCTACTTGAACTATCGGCAAGCGATGTATACCCTTGTTGCCGTATTTATCGGGGCAAGAGTCATTGACTTCATGCAGGAGGGCGCATATGCAGCCAGAGGTGCGATGATCATCAGTGAAAAGAACCAGGAAATTGCTGAAAAAATCATGAAAGATATGGAGCGGGGCGTGACAGTCTTACGTGGATATGGTTCATTTACACGGAATGATCGGGAAGTTCTCTATTGCGTCGTCGCCAAAAATGAGCTGGTCCGTTTAAAAAATGCCATTACATCAGTGGATCCCCATGCCTTCGTATCAGTAAGTGAAGTGCATGATGTATTGGGTGAGGGCTTCACCCTCGATGAGAATAAGAATCCGATTGAAAGATGA
- a CDS encoding DUF1405 domain-containing protein, protein MNVIYGWLASRQMLVLLFVINILGTAFGYYWYGGQLENTPGIFLAFVPDSPTASLFFVFVLWGFLLKRNFGLMEALAIITLFKYGIWAVVMNVMTLVTTGTLPWEGYMLMASHLGMAIQGILYAPFYRIKPWHLVVAGIWTIHNDIIDYVFEMMPIYRDLLMYMNEIGYFTFWLSILSIFVGWYFGYRKNRITLSFIH, encoded by the coding sequence ATGAATGTTATATATGGTTGGCTTGCCAGCCGGCAAATGCTTGTTTTATTATTCGTCATAAATATTCTTGGTACGGCATTTGGGTATTATTGGTATGGGGGGCAATTGGAGAACACACCAGGCATATTTTTGGCCTTCGTACCGGATAGCCCGACAGCCAGCTTGTTTTTCGTTTTTGTACTATGGGGCTTCCTTTTAAAAAGAAATTTCGGATTAATGGAAGCTTTGGCCATCATTACGCTATTCAAATATGGCATCTGGGCAGTTGTCATGAATGTAATGACGCTTGTGACAACGGGTACTTTGCCATGGGAAGGGTATATGTTAATGGCTTCCCATTTGGGCATGGCGATTCAAGGGATATTATATGCGCCATTTTACCGGATAAAGCCTTGGCATTTGGTTGTCGCCGGAATTTGGACGATACATAATGACATAATCGATTATGTGTTTGAAATGATGCCGATCTACCGTGACTTATTGATGTATATGAATGAAATCGGCTACTTTACTTTTTGGCTCAGTATCCTTTCCATCTTTGTCGGTTGGTACTTCGGGTATAGGAAAAACAGAATCACACTTTCTTTCATCCATTAG
- the dapB gene encoding 4-hydroxy-tetrahydrodipicolinate reductase, which produces MSKVKVIVAGPRGRMGNEAVKLVQRTEEFELAAVIDHKHNGISLSSIEGFQGMDVPVFSDINECFSSVKADVLIDLTTPEVGMYHTETALKHNIRPVVGTTGFTKEDLTKLESLTKEKGIGCIIAPNFAIGAILMMKFSQMAAKYFPDVEIIEMHHDQKLDAPSGTASKTADMIAAVRETKQQGHPNEKETIQGARGANVDGMHIHSVRLPGLVAHQQVLFGSDGELLTIRHDSFNRASFMSGVKLAVDTVMKLDILVYGLENIIE; this is translated from the coding sequence ATGAGTAAAGTAAAGGTAATCGTAGCGGGTCCGCGCGGCAGAATGGGAAATGAAGCGGTGAAGCTTGTCCAAAGGACGGAAGAATTTGAATTGGCGGCTGTCATCGATCACAAACATAACGGAATAAGCCTTTCCTCCATAGAAGGTTTTCAGGGCATGGATGTGCCTGTTTTTTCCGATATTAACGAATGCTTTTCTTCGGTGAAAGCAGACGTATTGATTGATTTGACTACGCCAGAAGTGGGGATGTACCATACCGAGACCGCACTGAAGCACAACATCAGACCTGTAGTGGGGACGACCGGCTTTACCAAGGAAGATTTAACGAAGCTGGAATCATTGACAAAGGAAAAAGGTATCGGCTGCATCATTGCACCAAACTTCGCGATAGGTGCCATTTTGATGATGAAGTTTTCCCAAATGGCGGCTAAATACTTCCCGGATGTAGAAATCATTGAAATGCACCATGATCAAAAACTGGATGCTCCTTCAGGCACCGCCTCAAAAACGGCAGATATGATCGCGGCGGTTAGGGAAACGAAGCAGCAAGGTCATCCTAACGAGAAGGAAACCATCCAGGGCGCAAGAGGAGCGAATGTAGACGGCATGCATATCCATAGCGTTCGGCTTCCAGGACTCGTCGCTCATCAACAGGTGCTTTTCGGAAGCGATGGGGAGTTATTGACGATTAGACATGATTCCTTCAATCGGGCTTCCTTCATGTCAGGAGTTAAACTTGCGGTAGATACCGTCATGAAATTGGACATACTTGTATACGGTCTGGAAAATATTATTGAATAG
- a CDS encoding zinc metallopeptidase gives MYFIYLAIIILIPIYAQMKVKSTYKKYSQVPASSGMNGAETARAILDQNGLFNVRVEETPGMLSDHYDPRDKTVRLSTDNYHGHSVAGVAVAAHEVGHAIQDKEAYAFLRFRHALVPVANFGSNISWILILVGMLAHIPGLLLAGIVFMAAAVVFQVITLPVEFNASSRAMDQLVSVGVIRNDEERETKKVLSAAAMTYVAAALVAVLELVRLLLMYTGMTRDED, from the coding sequence ATGTATTTCATATATTTGGCGATTATCATTTTAATCCCGATTTATGCACAAATGAAAGTGAAAAGTACGTATAAAAAGTATTCCCAAGTGCCGGCATCTTCCGGGATGAATGGTGCTGAGACGGCAAGGGCCATTTTGGATCAAAATGGACTGTTCAATGTCAGGGTGGAAGAGACGCCTGGAATGCTATCTGACCATTATGATCCAAGAGATAAAACGGTACGGTTATCAACAGACAACTATCACGGCCATTCAGTTGCAGGGGTAGCGGTTGCGGCGCATGAAGTCGGACATGCGATCCAGGATAAAGAAGCGTACGCATTCCTGCGATTTCGTCATGCATTGGTACCGGTCGCTAACTTTGGTTCCAACATATCTTGGATCTTGATTTTAGTCGGAATGTTGGCTCATATTCCAGGGTTGCTACTGGCGGGGATCGTATTCATGGCAGCGGCTGTAGTATTCCAAGTGATTACACTGCCGGTCGAATTCAATGCTTCGTCTCGTGCAATGGATCAGCTCGTTTCCGTTGGTGTCATCCGGAATGACGAAGAGCGGGAAACGAAAAAAGTATTGAGTGCAGCTGCGATGACGTATGTTGCTGCCGCTCTTGTAGCAGTACTTGAATTGGTCCGCCTTTTGCTCATGTATACAGGCATGACGAGGGATGAGGATTAA
- a CDS encoding nucleotide pyrophosphohydrolase, with product MEKHKTIQHMQAEVDQYIGQFKEGYFSPLAMLARMTEELGELAREVNHHHGEKPKKTTEEENTVEEELGDMLFVLICFANSLGIDLQSSHDKVMHKFTTRDKDRWTKKQDTTEGESEDE from the coding sequence ATGGAAAAGCACAAAACGATTCAACACATGCAGGCTGAGGTGGACCAATACATAGGACAATTCAAGGAAGGCTATTTCAGCCCTCTTGCCATGCTCGCTCGCATGACTGAAGAGCTCGGGGAATTGGCGAGGGAGGTCAATCATCATCATGGTGAAAAACCGAAGAAAACAACGGAGGAAGAGAACACGGTCGAGGAAGAATTGGGCGACATGCTTTTTGTTTTAATTTGTTTTGCCAATTCATTAGGGATCGACCTCCAAAGCTCACATGATAAGGTGATGCATAAGTTTACAACCCGTGATAAAGATAGATGGACAAAAAAACAAGATACTACGGAGGGGGAAAGTGAAGATGAGTAA